The Sorangiineae bacterium MSr11367 genome window below encodes:
- a CDS encoding methyltransferase domain-containing protein translates to MTAITTNNRPVLRTPYQKSIAAYWNAERDPVNLRLGDVDGLYHHHYGIGDVDPSVWDGPEKTRDERIIAELHRLESAQGDYLLDHLGGITAEDRLLDAGSGRGGTSFMANRRFGCQVDGVTISTAQVEFANNQAGDRRVTDKVKFHFRNMLDTGFETGSMRGIWTNETTMYVDLFEAFKEFSRLLKVGGRYVCITGCWNDLTGGRSKAVIQIDERYTCNVHARSEYFRALAANNLVPINVVDLTAATIPYWELRAKSSVATGVEDPFLTAYREGSFHYLLIAADKI, encoded by the coding sequence ATGACAGCCATAACCACCAACAACCGTCCCGTTTTGCGAACTCCTTATCAAAAGTCCATCGCGGCGTATTGGAACGCCGAGCGGGACCCGGTCAACCTGCGGCTTGGTGACGTCGATGGCCTCTACCACCACCACTACGGCATCGGAGATGTCGACCCGTCCGTGTGGGATGGTCCGGAGAAGACGCGCGACGAGCGGATCATCGCCGAATTGCACCGACTCGAATCCGCGCAGGGCGACTACCTTCTCGACCACCTCGGTGGCATCACCGCGGAAGATCGTTTGCTCGACGCCGGATCGGGGCGTGGCGGCACCAGCTTCATGGCCAACCGTCGATTCGGTTGCCAGGTCGATGGCGTGACGATCTCCACCGCCCAGGTGGAATTCGCCAACAACCAAGCCGGCGACCGCCGGGTCACCGACAAGGTGAAGTTTCATTTCCGCAACATGCTCGACACGGGCTTCGAGACGGGCTCGATGCGGGGCATTTGGACCAACGAGACCACGATGTACGTGGACTTGTTCGAGGCCTTCAAAGAGTTCTCGCGGCTGCTCAAGGTCGGTGGCCGCTACGTCTGCATCACCGGCTGCTGGAACGATCTGACCGGCGGGCGTTCCAAGGCCGTCATTCAAATCGACGAGCGCTACACGTGCAACGTGCACGCGCGGAGCGAATACTTCCGCGCGCTCGCGGCCAACAACCTGGTGCCGATCAACGTGGTGGATCTCACGGCCGCCACCATTCCCTACTGGGAGCTACGCGCGAAGTCGTCCGTCGCCACCGGCGTGGAGGATCCTTTCCTCACCGCCTACCGCGAGGGGAGCTTCCACTACCTGCTCATCGCCGCCGACAAGATCTGA
- a CDS encoding carboxylesterase family protein: MKGALFDGYRSFQAIPYAAPPVGERRWLAPGPVTAWSEPRDATKAPNACVQGGGAKPVTGAEDCLYLNVTTPRGPTSSGLKPVMVWLHGGAFTSGFAHRYDPHRMAQLGDAVVVTANYRLGVFGLLAHPGLSDTDFSLQDELAALRWVQRNARAFGGDPNNVTFFGESAGGLSVCALLTSPSSAGLFHRAVMQSGMCTTDWPNQGLDPDSAAGSGWLSPEEARARGSAAAQGLGCADPKTAIECMRNMSAADLLASPAVQGPPAFGYPSYGSRILPEHPAKALAEGRFHRVPVLAGSNLDEGRAFVFTYHVRNPITAERYRELLKTSYAEHADEVEAHYPLSDYDSPALAWAAVITDRVVACPTLQGERLLAAKTPVYAFEFADRNAPAVLPVPPGMPPGAMHTSELFYLFDVLPFNPNFTEEQKALSTSMMRYWTRFAKTGNPNASELPSWTRFRGANAVPYVQSLNVGAGGIHSVDFGTEHRCDFWSSLQ; the protein is encoded by the coding sequence GTGAAGGGGGCTTTGTTCGACGGGTATCGCAGCTTCCAAGCGATCCCGTACGCCGCGCCGCCGGTGGGCGAACGACGATGGCTCGCGCCGGGGCCCGTCACCGCGTGGTCGGAGCCGCGTGATGCGACCAAGGCGCCGAACGCCTGCGTGCAAGGTGGCGGAGCCAAGCCGGTCACCGGTGCGGAGGACTGCCTTTACCTCAATGTGACCACCCCGCGCGGACCCACATCGAGCGGCCTCAAACCGGTCATGGTGTGGCTGCACGGCGGGGCGTTCACGAGCGGCTTCGCGCATCGCTACGATCCGCATCGCATGGCCCAATTGGGGGATGCGGTGGTGGTGACGGCCAATTATCGACTCGGCGTCTTCGGTTTGCTCGCGCACCCGGGCCTTTCTGACACGGATTTCAGCTTGCAAGACGAGCTGGCGGCGCTTCGCTGGGTGCAGCGCAATGCGCGAGCGTTCGGCGGCGATCCGAACAACGTGACCTTCTTCGGCGAGTCCGCGGGCGGCTTGAGCGTGTGTGCGCTCCTGACGTCGCCATCCTCGGCGGGGCTTTTCCATCGCGCGGTCATGCAGAGCGGCATGTGCACGACCGACTGGCCCAATCAAGGACTCGACCCGGACAGCGCGGCGGGATCCGGTTGGCTCTCGCCCGAGGAGGCACGCGCCCGCGGTTCGGCGGCGGCCCAGGGCTTGGGTTGCGCCGATCCGAAAACGGCCATCGAATGCATGCGCAATATGTCGGCGGCCGATTTGCTCGCGTCCCCGGCGGTGCAGGGGCCGCCCGCGTTTGGGTATCCGTCTTATGGCTCGCGCATTTTGCCGGAGCACCCCGCGAAGGCGCTCGCCGAAGGGCGATTTCACCGCGTCCCCGTGCTCGCGGGCTCGAACCTCGACGAGGGTCGAGCCTTCGTGTTCACGTACCACGTGCGCAACCCCATTACCGCCGAGCGATACCGCGAATTGCTGAAAACCTCGTATGCGGAACACGCGGACGAGGTCGAAGCGCACTATCCGCTCAGCGACTACGATTCTCCCGCGCTGGCGTGGGCGGCGGTCATCACCGATCGCGTGGTCGCGTGCCCCACGCTGCAGGGTGAGCGCTTGCTCGCCGCCAAAACGCCCGTCTACGCATTCGAGTTTGCCGACCGCAATGCGCCGGCGGTTCTTCCGGTTCCTCCGGGCATGCCGCCGGGGGCCATGCACACGTCGGAGCTGTTCTATCTTTTCGACGTCCTGCCTTTCAATCCAAACTTCACCGAGGAGCAGAAGGCGCTCTCCACGTCGATGATGCGCTATTGGACGCGTTTCGCGAAAACCGGCAATCCGAATGCTTCCGAATTGCCCTCCTGGACACGCTTCCGCGGTGCCAATGCGGTGCCCTACGTGCAATCGCTGAACGTGGGCGCCGGCGGGATTCACTCCGTCGACTTTGGCACCGAGCACCGGTGCGACTTCTGGAGCAGCCTCCAATGA
- a CDS encoding indolepyruvate ferredoxin oxidoreductase family protein, translated as MDEFSLEDRYLRTEGTVYLTGIQALVRVLLDQARYDRRRGRASAAFVSGYEGSPLGGFDLELARRASMLGPLGIVHRPGLNEELAATSVMGSQLARRPHGVVGMWYGKAPGLDRATDALRHANLVGTDPHGGAVALVGDDPNAKSSTVPTSSEQALADLAMPVFYPADSQDLLEYGLHAVQLSRVSGLWAAMKIVANVADAAGTVRVPSTWAPPELPGAVHVPNARLLGQQIALERSLYTERLPRALEYVRASGVNRILRGPQDRIGIVSSGKSYLDVRQALRALGLDAEALQRFGIRILKLGVIHPIDPEIVRAFASGLVEVIVVEEKRSFIEAAVKSILYGLPDAPEIHGKSSFPEFGELEPDAMAAVFARCLLARGDIESVRAWQERRRPERVAVPLLARTPYFCSGCPHNTSTKVPEGTLVGGGIGCHTLALLMKPEQVGNIVGITQMGGEGAQWIGMSPFVDTPHLVQNIGDGTFAHSGSLAVRAAVAADANITFKLLHNSAVAMTGGQNAVGSLPVERIAQLLLVEGVKKVIITSDDPDRLRALSLPEAVDVRHRDEVVRAQEELATVRGVTVLIHDQECAAEKRRKRRRGVRDTPVARVVINERVCEGCGDCGVKSNCLSVQPVETEYGRKTRIHQSSCNVDYSCLGGDCPSFLRVVPGERARREPAKLESSELPPVHHGDRDFTVRITGVGGTGVVTLSQILGTAAALAGKHVRTLDQIGLAQKGGAVVSDIKVTSEPIERAAKLSEGEADLYLACDALVGADPLHLAAADPSRSTAIVSTSEVPTGRMVADPYLSYPKRGDLRSAISVAARTSFYLDARALAEELFGDDQYANILQLGAAYQSGVIGLPESAIERAIHLNGTSVERNLQAFRYGRRAFCQPAEEAPEPVTDLTQLIEHRAADLAEYQSPSYARTYRDFVERVQAYGVEKVTHAVARHLYKLMAYKDEYEVARLSLMLDVDAKFGAGAKYSYLLHPPLLRALGLKRKLSLGRWFRPMFRILSAMRILRGTWFDVFGYAHVRRVERTLVGEYQTAVLDALDTKGDADTIAELAALPDMVRGYEAIKLKNVDAYRARQSELLAVLRG; from the coding sequence ATGGACGAGTTCTCGCTGGAGGATCGCTACCTCCGTACCGAAGGGACGGTATACTTAACCGGCATTCAGGCGCTCGTCCGGGTGCTGCTCGATCAAGCGCGCTACGATCGCCGAAGAGGCCGTGCGAGTGCGGCCTTCGTCTCGGGGTACGAGGGATCGCCCCTGGGTGGTTTCGATCTCGAGCTCGCTCGCCGGGCGAGCATGCTCGGGCCTTTGGGCATCGTGCATCGCCCCGGGCTCAACGAGGAGCTGGCCGCCACGTCGGTCATGGGCAGCCAGTTGGCCCGCCGGCCCCATGGCGTGGTCGGCATGTGGTACGGCAAGGCCCCCGGTTTGGACCGTGCCACGGACGCCCTCCGGCACGCGAACCTCGTGGGCACCGATCCGCACGGGGGCGCGGTGGCCCTCGTGGGCGACGACCCCAATGCGAAATCGTCCACCGTGCCCACCAGTTCCGAGCAGGCGCTCGCCGATCTGGCGATGCCGGTTTTTTACCCCGCCGATTCGCAGGATCTGCTCGAATACGGACTGCACGCGGTCCAGCTCTCGCGGGTGAGCGGCCTGTGGGCGGCCATGAAGATCGTCGCCAATGTCGCCGACGCCGCCGGGACCGTGCGGGTGCCCTCGACGTGGGCGCCTCCGGAATTGCCGGGTGCCGTGCACGTACCCAATGCCCGCCTGCTCGGCCAACAGATCGCCCTCGAGCGAAGTCTGTATACGGAGCGGCTTCCACGCGCACTGGAGTACGTGCGCGCGAGCGGGGTCAATCGAATCCTCCGCGGCCCGCAGGATCGGATTGGAATCGTCTCGTCCGGTAAATCGTATTTGGACGTCCGTCAGGCCCTGCGGGCGCTCGGACTCGACGCGGAAGCGTTGCAGCGGTTTGGAATACGGATCCTCAAGCTCGGGGTGATCCATCCCATCGACCCCGAGATCGTTCGTGCGTTTGCCTCCGGGCTCGTCGAAGTCATCGTCGTGGAGGAAAAGCGGAGCTTCATCGAGGCCGCCGTCAAAAGCATCCTCTATGGTTTGCCGGACGCTCCGGAAATCCATGGCAAGAGCTCGTTTCCCGAATTCGGCGAACTCGAGCCCGATGCGATGGCGGCCGTTTTCGCGCGGTGCCTCTTGGCCCGCGGTGACATCGAATCCGTGCGCGCGTGGCAGGAGCGAAGGCGCCCCGAGCGGGTCGCCGTTCCTCTGCTGGCGCGGACGCCGTATTTCTGTTCGGGGTGTCCGCACAACACGTCGACCAAGGTGCCCGAGGGCACATTGGTCGGCGGAGGAATCGGCTGCCACACGCTGGCGTTGCTCATGAAGCCGGAGCAGGTCGGCAACATCGTGGGCATTACGCAAATGGGCGGCGAGGGGGCCCAATGGATTGGGATGTCGCCCTTCGTGGATACACCGCATCTGGTGCAGAACATCGGCGATGGAACCTTTGCGCACTCGGGCAGCCTGGCCGTGCGCGCGGCGGTGGCCGCGGATGCGAACATCACCTTCAAGCTGTTGCACAATTCGGCCGTGGCCATGACCGGCGGCCAAAATGCGGTGGGCAGCCTTCCCGTCGAGCGCATTGCGCAGTTGCTCCTGGTCGAAGGCGTGAAGAAGGTGATCATCACCAGCGACGACCCCGACCGGCTGCGTGCGCTCTCCCTGCCCGAGGCAGTCGACGTGCGGCACCGCGACGAGGTGGTGCGTGCGCAAGAGGAGCTGGCGACCGTTCGCGGTGTGACCGTGCTGATTCATGATCAGGAGTGTGCGGCGGAAAAGCGCCGCAAGCGACGGCGCGGTGTGCGCGACACGCCGGTCGCCCGGGTGGTGATCAACGAGCGCGTCTGCGAGGGGTGTGGCGACTGCGGCGTGAAGTCGAATTGCCTTTCCGTCCAGCCGGTGGAGACCGAATACGGGCGCAAAACGCGGATTCATCAATCGTCGTGCAATGTCGATTATTCGTGCCTCGGCGGCGACTGCCCGTCGTTTCTCCGCGTCGTTCCCGGCGAGCGCGCGCGCCGCGAGCCGGCGAAGCTCGAGTCGAGCGAGCTGCCGCCCGTGCACCATGGCGACCGTGATTTCACCGTGCGCATCACGGGCGTCGGCGGCACCGGCGTGGTGACCCTCTCGCAGATCCTGGGGACGGCGGCGGCCCTCGCAGGCAAACATGTGCGCACGCTCGATCAAATTGGGCTCGCGCAAAAGGGGGGCGCGGTCGTTTCCGACATCAAGGTGACGTCCGAACCCATCGAACGAGCGGCAAAGCTCAGCGAAGGCGAGGCGGATCTGTACCTTGCATGCGATGCCTTGGTGGGGGCCGATCCGCTGCACTTGGCCGCGGCGGATCCGTCGCGGTCGACGGCCATCGTCTCCACGTCGGAGGTGCCGACGGGCCGCATGGTCGCCGATCCGTATCTTTCGTATCCGAAGCGAGGGGACCTTCGCTCGGCCATCTCCGTTGCGGCGCGCACGTCGTTCTATTTGGACGCACGCGCCTTGGCCGAAGAACTGTTCGGCGACGACCAATATGCGAACATACTTCAACTCGGCGCGGCCTATCAAAGCGGCGTGATTGGCCTGCCTGAGAGCGCCATCGAACGAGCCATTCACTTGAACGGAACCTCGGTCGAGCGCAACTTGCAGGCATTCCGGTATGGCCGCCGCGCATTTTGCCAGCCCGCGGAGGAAGCCCCCGAGCCGGTCACGGACTTGACCCAGCTCATCGAGCATCGTGCGGCCGATTTGGCCGAATACCAGAGCCCGAGCTACGCGCGGACGTACCGCGATTTCGTCGAGCGCGTGCAGGCGTACGGCGTGGAGAAGGTCACCCACGCCGTGGCCCGCCATCTGTACAAACTCATGGCGTACAAAGACGAATACGAGGTTGCGCGCCTATCATTGATGCTGGACGTCGACGCGAAGTTCGGCGCCGGCGCGAAATATTCGTATTTGCTGCACCCGCCGCTCCTTCGCGCCCTCGGTTTGAAGCGAAAGCTCTCCCTGGGGCGCTGGTTCCGTCCCATGTTTCGAATCCTGAGCGCGATGCGCATTCTGCGCGGCACCTGGTTCGATGTCTTCGGCTATGCGCACGTTCGCCGTGTTGAACGCACGCTCGTGGGCGAATACCAGACGGCCGTGCTCGACGCACTCGATACGAAAGGCGACGCCGACACGATCGCCGAGCTGGCCGCGCTCCCGGACATGGTGCGCGGCTACGAGGCGATCAAATTGAAGAATGTCGACGCCTACCGGGCGCGTCAAAGCGAGCTGCTCGCCGTGCTGCGCGGGTAG
- a CDS encoding right-handed parallel beta-helix repeat-containing protein, which yields MNGRLFLWFAFAAPLWTACAADTSSREDDSMGNSPAALDLAENAAAAPCTDSANRVVRVSTAAQLKQALTDAKAGDRIELADGTYSGRFAATASGTSSAPIRLCGSAKAILNGGSPGSGYGFSLKGSYWVLSGFSVTQSQKGIMLDSANHNLLTNLEVYDTGMEAIHFRTHSSDNVLRDSRVRNTGKSNAGFGEGVYIGTAKSNWGSQTGGKPDKSDRNQVINNRIGPGVTAESIDIKEGTTGGRIEGNTFDGNGMTGENYADSWIDVKGNGYLLKNNTGSDALLDGFQLHQAVDGWGNDNVFQGNKISGVPNYGIFAVSAVTGTVVRCDNTISGGKGLSNITCTP from the coding sequence ATGAACGGTCGTCTATTCCTGTGGTTTGCATTCGCCGCGCCGCTATGGACGGCGTGTGCCGCCGACACGTCTTCGCGGGAAGACGACTCGATGGGCAACTCCCCCGCGGCGCTCGATCTCGCCGAAAATGCCGCCGCAGCACCATGCACGGACTCCGCAAACCGCGTCGTTCGCGTCTCGACGGCCGCGCAGCTCAAACAAGCGCTCACCGATGCCAAAGCGGGAGACCGCATCGAGCTCGCCGATGGCACGTATTCCGGCCGATTCGCCGCCACGGCCTCGGGGACGTCGAGTGCGCCCATTCGGCTCTGTGGTTCGGCCAAGGCCATTTTGAATGGTGGAAGCCCGGGGAGCGGTTACGGATTCTCGTTGAAAGGGAGCTACTGGGTCCTCTCGGGGTTCAGTGTCACCCAGAGCCAAAAGGGCATCATGCTCGATTCGGCCAATCACAATCTGTTGACCAATCTGGAAGTCTACGACACCGGCATGGAGGCCATCCATTTCCGGACCCATAGCAGCGACAACGTGCTTCGCGACTCGCGGGTCCGCAATACGGGAAAGTCGAATGCAGGCTTCGGCGAAGGGGTGTACATCGGCACCGCCAAATCGAACTGGGGTTCGCAGACCGGTGGAAAGCCCGACAAGAGCGATCGGAACCAGGTGATCAACAACCGCATCGGCCCCGGCGTCACGGCCGAAAGCATCGATATCAAGGAGGGCACCACCGGCGGCCGCATCGAGGGCAATACATTCGATGGAAATGGCATGACGGGGGAGAACTACGCCGACTCCTGGATCGACGTAAAAGGCAACGGATACCTGCTGAAGAACAACACCGGCAGCGATGCGCTGCTCGACGGGTTCCAGCTGCACCAGGCCGTAGACGGCTGGGGAAATGACAACGTCTTTCAGGGCAACAAGATCAGCGGCGTTCCGAACTATGGCATCTTCGCCGTGTCGGCGGTCACCGGCACCGTCGTTCGCTGCGACAATACGATCTCCGGCGGCAAAGGCCTTTCGAACATCACGTGCACGCCTTGA
- a CDS encoding FAD-binding oxidoreductase, with protein MTAHSISGNGVRVSLSRPGEVGYAAATDIWARPSGLPPAAIAHCRTAVEVQLAVRAAREHGLPLSVRGGGHGWTGNALCPEGLVIDSSGMRQMGLEAYGHVMTMGGGTLARDVFRVADRIGRAAVTGSSGAVGMAGLTLGGGYGPLIGRHGLALDNLLSAEVVLADGSLLRADDDTNPELFWALRGGGGNFGVVTQMRHRLHLLESVYAGPIFYPLAEAAQVLRDCATLLEAAPDELTAQVGFLSGPDGQPVLMIAPTWIGAPKDAEREVEPFTHLGTPLAVMLSHSPPGAANSLFDEHTVNGNDVIMDSRRLPRLEAGSIDALIAAAHTRPSPGCAIVTHEFRGAATRIPTRATAFGMRREHVLVEIVATWDGRNDPDSMADRQRAWVSNLCHALAPFSLPGGYANILAASDAPEHIRASYGPNADRLARAKRHFDPDNTFARAIPLPSLRPDA; from the coding sequence ATGACGGCTCATTCCATCTCCGGAAACGGAGTCCGGGTCTCTTTGTCGCGCCCCGGTGAGGTCGGTTATGCAGCGGCCACCGACATTTGGGCACGTCCGAGCGGATTACCCCCCGCAGCCATCGCCCACTGCCGAACCGCCGTCGAAGTGCAGCTCGCCGTGCGGGCGGCGCGGGAGCATGGTTTGCCCCTTTCCGTGCGCGGTGGCGGCCACGGGTGGACGGGCAATGCACTTTGCCCCGAAGGCTTGGTCATCGATTCGAGCGGGATGCGGCAAATGGGCCTCGAAGCCTATGGCCATGTCATGACCATGGGCGGCGGCACCCTCGCGCGCGACGTCTTTCGCGTGGCCGATCGCATCGGGCGCGCGGCCGTGACCGGCTCCTCGGGGGCCGTTGGCATGGCCGGATTGACGCTCGGCGGCGGCTACGGCCCACTCATTGGCCGCCATGGCCTCGCGCTCGACAACCTGCTCTCGGCCGAGGTCGTTCTCGCCGACGGGAGCCTGCTGCGCGCGGACGACGACACGAACCCCGAGCTCTTTTGGGCCCTTCGTGGCGGCGGCGGCAATTTCGGCGTCGTAACGCAGATGCGCCACCGGCTGCACCTCTTGGAGAGCGTTTACGCAGGCCCCATTTTTTATCCATTGGCCGAGGCGGCGCAGGTGCTGCGTGACTGCGCCACGTTGCTGGAGGCCGCGCCCGATGAATTGACGGCGCAAGTCGGCTTTCTCTCCGGGCCCGACGGCCAACCGGTCCTCATGATTGCGCCCACATGGATCGGCGCCCCAAAAGATGCCGAGCGCGAGGTCGAGCCCTTCACGCACCTCGGTACGCCGCTGGCCGTGATGCTCTCCCACAGCCCCCCCGGCGCCGCGAATTCCTTGTTCGACGAGCACACGGTCAACGGCAACGACGTCATCATGGATTCGCGACGCTTGCCACGCCTCGAGGCAGGCAGCATCGACGCCCTCATCGCCGCCGCGCACACGCGCCCCTCCCCAGGCTGCGCCATCGTGACCCACGAGTTCCGCGGGGCCGCCACGCGCATCCCCACCCGAGCCACCGCCTTCGGCATGCGCCGCGAGCACGTGCTCGTGGAAATCGTCGCCACGTGGGACGGTCGAAACGACCCCGATTCAATGGCCGATCGACAGCGCGCATGGGTATCGAACCTTTGCCACGCACTCGCCCCCTTTTCACTCCCCGGAGGCTACGCGAACATCCTCGCCGCAAGCGACGCCCCTGAGCACATCCGAGCAAGCTATGGCCCGAACGCCGATCGACTCGCCCGGGCCAAACGGCATTTCGACCCCGACAACACTTTCGCCCGCGCCATCCCCTTGCCCAGCCTTCGACCCGACGCGTAG
- a CDS encoding AraC family transcriptional regulator, translating to MSAAALLRITEFIHANINQPLEVGTLAGVAAQSRFHFSRVFARSVGVSPHRYVMQLRLQRARDLLRDGRKTLSEIAYATGFVDQSHLTRWSRKIYGVPPGRLRR from the coding sequence ATGAGCGCAGCGGCGCTATTGCGCATCACCGAATTCATCCACGCCAACATCAATCAGCCCCTCGAGGTAGGAACGCTCGCCGGCGTCGCCGCGCAAAGTCGATTCCACTTCTCGCGGGTGTTCGCCCGCTCGGTGGGCGTGTCGCCACACCGGTACGTCATGCAACTTCGCCTGCAGCGCGCGCGCGATCTGCTCCGCGATGGACGAAAGACGCTTTCCGAAATTGCCTATGCCACCGGCTTCGTCGATCAGAGCCACCTGACACGCTGGTCGCGCAAGATCTACGGGGTTCCGCCCGGTAGGCTGCGTCGGTAA
- a CDS encoding SDR family oxidoreductase, translating to MQLSGKIALVTGGTSGIGAATVRRLASEGARVIVVGREGPRLRQPAVHLERTEPIAADVTNAHSIARLMSDVKERHGRLDVLVINAGIATAPPIHELDPTSYDALMDVNCKGAVFTFVHALPLLADGASVVFVGSVAARKGQPGDALYAGSKGFLHAFARNAGTSPELLQRRIRVNVVTPGPIDTPLSAAATADPQIRAYVEGLIPMGRWGKAEEVAEAILFLGSQASSFTTGAEITVDGGMSHA from the coding sequence ATGCAGCTTTCAGGGAAGATCGCCCTCGTCACGGGCGGTACGAGTGGCATTGGTGCGGCCACGGTGCGGCGCCTCGCCTCCGAGGGTGCTCGCGTCATCGTCGTGGGTCGAGAGGGACCGCGCCTCCGGCAGCCGGCGGTGCATCTCGAACGAACGGAACCCATCGCCGCCGACGTGACGAACGCTCATTCCATCGCGCGCCTCATGTCCGACGTGAAGGAGCGACATGGTCGCCTGGATGTCTTGGTCATCAATGCAGGCATTGCGACCGCACCGCCCATCCACGAGCTCGATCCTACATCGTACGATGCGTTGATGGACGTGAACTGCAAGGGCGCCGTCTTCACCTTCGTGCACGCCCTGCCACTGCTGGCCGATGGCGCGTCGGTGGTGTTCGTCGGCTCGGTGGCCGCCCGCAAAGGGCAACCGGGGGACGCCCTCTATGCCGGCAGCAAAGGATTTTTGCACGCATTCGCCCGCAATGCCGGCACGAGTCCCGAATTGCTCCAACGGCGCATTCGCGTGAACGTCGTCACACCCGGCCCGATCGATACGCCACTTTCAGCGGCCGCGACGGCGGATCCGCAAATACGCGCCTACGTCGAGGGACTCATTCCCATGGGCCGGTGGGGCAAGGCCGAGGAAGTCGCCGAGGCGATTCTTTTCCTCGGTTCCCAAGCTTCCAGCTTCACCACCGGCGCGGAGATCACCGTCGACGGCGGAATGTCCCACGCCTAA
- a CDS encoding TetR family transcriptional regulator encodes MSTSVDKKARRVPAAETRERILAAARTRFCQAGFDQLGVRELAAVAKVDPAIVIRLFGSKEDLFAAVADGAFSLEAPFDGPLEGLGLRIAQFLLGKVDEASPDDFDGFRFLLRSAASPIAGPILSRALHAGFIGPLAKHLGGRDAPARAALLTACVLGFVTLRVALASSELEQAPQGRLAARFGAALQACLEVR; translated from the coding sequence TTGTCAACGAGTGTTGACAAGAAAGCGCGCCGCGTGCCGGCGGCGGAAACGCGGGAGCGCATCCTCGCGGCTGCCCGCACGCGATTTTGCCAGGCCGGATTCGATCAGCTGGGGGTTCGCGAGCTCGCGGCGGTGGCCAAGGTCGACCCGGCCATCGTGATTCGGCTTTTTGGCTCGAAGGAAGACTTGTTTGCCGCCGTGGCCGATGGTGCCTTCTCCTTGGAGGCGCCCTTCGATGGTCCGCTCGAGGGTCTGGGATTGCGCATCGCGCAGTTTCTCCTGGGCAAGGTCGACGAGGCGTCGCCGGACGACTTCGACGGATTTCGCTTTCTGCTGCGCTCGGCCGCGAGTCCCATCGCCGGGCCCATCCTCTCCAGGGCGCTGCATGCGGGCTTCATCGGGCCCCTCGCGAAGCATTTGGGCGGGCGCGATGCGCCGGCACGTGCGGCACTTCTCACGGCGTGCGTGCTCGGATTCGTGACCTTGCGCGTGGCGCTCGCTTCGTCCGAGTTGGAGCAGGCCCCACAGGGACGCCTCGCCGCCCGGTTCGGCGCCGCGCTCCAAGCGTGCCTCGAGGTGCGCTAG
- a CDS encoding LysR family transcriptional regulator: MDVRSLKTVDLNLLVSADVLLRRANLGHAAKELGITQPAASQRLARLRDLFGDPLLVRRGGRMVLTAFAEDLRAPLQRVLADISVVVRRAPEFDPRTTERRFQIGTTDFAATLLFPPLIARLIEQAPGAAIDARVLDTPRYEVELERGLDLVLGVLPERPGILRRALLADGFSCLVRRGHPLAGRRPTLRRFAEFPHVMMSPAGSGPGAVDAALAQHGLTRHVVLRVATFAMAPPVLEGTSAIMTLPSHLARHYEKRYRLASFPPPLALHEMIVHAAWSTRSEGDPGLRWLVERLEAVAQHA; encoded by the coding sequence ATGGACGTTCGCTCGCTCAAAACGGTGGATCTCAATCTTCTGGTCAGCGCCGACGTGCTCCTTCGCCGTGCAAATCTGGGGCATGCCGCCAAGGAGCTGGGCATCACGCAACCCGCGGCGAGCCAGCGGCTGGCGCGGCTGCGCGATCTGTTCGGGGACCCGCTTCTCGTGCGCCGTGGCGGGCGGATGGTTCTCACGGCGTTCGCCGAGGATCTGCGCGCACCGCTGCAGCGGGTGCTGGCGGACATCAGTGTGGTCGTTCGTCGCGCGCCGGAGTTCGACCCGCGGACCACCGAGCGCCGGTTTCAGATCGGCACCACGGATTTCGCGGCGACGCTCCTGTTTCCGCCGTTGATCGCGCGGCTGATCGAGCAGGCACCGGGGGCGGCCATCGATGCGCGCGTGCTCGATACACCGCGCTACGAGGTCGAGCTGGAACGCGGGCTCGATCTCGTTCTCGGGGTGCTGCCCGAGCGGCCGGGCATTCTGCGACGCGCGCTGCTCGCCGACGGGTTCTCCTGTCTAGTGCGCCGAGGGCACCCGCTCGCGGGGCGGCGTCCCACGCTCCGGCGCTTTGCGGAGTTTCCTCACGTGATGATGAGTCCCGCGGGCTCGGGGCCCGGCGCGGTCGACGCGGCACTCGCCCAGCACGGTCTCACGCGGCACGTGGTCCTGCGCGTCGCGACCTTCGCGATGGCGCCGCCCGTGCTCGAGGGGACGTCGGCCATCATGACGCTGCCTTCGCACCTCGCTCGGCACTACGAAAAGCGGTATCGGCTGGCGTCGTTTCCGCCGCCGCTCGCGCTTCACGAGATGATCGTCCACGCCGCGTGGAGCACGCGCAGCGAGGGCGATCCCGGTCTGCGCTGGCTCGTGGAGCGGCTCGAGGCGGTTGCGCAGCACGCCTAG